One part of the Dyadobacter sp. 676 genome encodes these proteins:
- a CDS encoding Crp/Fnr family transcriptional regulator: MEVLAMEAFKTEELPKGHRLLSPYNFSQKVFYLEKGIARTYYLKDGKDITHSFIPEDSFFVSIESVFFRNPSPYGVEVLENSVVRTIVYQDLEKFIDGSQALQKLSRLVMMNAVKTFSDKLYSIQFQSAQERYNSMLEKFPDIMLRVPLGHIASYLGITQETLSRIRAGKI, from the coding sequence TTGGAAGTCCTGGCAATGGAGGCGTTCAAAACGGAAGAACTGCCGAAAGGTCACCGGCTGCTGTCGCCGTACAATTTTTCCCAGAAAGTATTTTACCTCGAAAAGGGCATAGCACGCACCTATTACCTCAAGGACGGCAAAGACATTACCCATTCATTTATTCCGGAAGACAGCTTTTTCGTCTCGATTGAAAGTGTTTTCTTTCGAAACCCCTCTCCTTATGGTGTGGAGGTCCTCGAAAACAGCGTCGTCCGCACGATCGTTTACCAGGATCTGGAAAAATTCATCGACGGCTCGCAGGCATTGCAGAAGCTGAGCCGGCTCGTGATGATGAATGCCGTCAAAACATTTTCGGACAAACTGTACTCAATCCAGTTCCAGTCGGCGCAGGAGCGGTACAATTCCATGCTCGAAAAGTTCCCCGACATCATGTTGCGCGTCCCGCTGGGACATATAGCTTCTTACCTGGGCATTACGCAGGAGACGCTCAGCAGGATCAGAGCAGGAAAAATTTGA
- a CDS encoding efflux RND transporter periplasmic adaptor subunit — MKSNPIYLILTMAALASCNKAGDQAKSVEKPVPVVTRQARNISANSQVSVSGNIEGNKTVRLGFMVGGKINYIAAAEGQLVKQGQLLSSLDPGNYSIAKEIADVQVAQIQDEYDRLKVMHDRRSLSESDFAKVGFGLQQARAQEKLHARNLADTKLFSPISGVLLKKMAEVGEIVGVGTPLFVVSDIRTVKVNAYIPESELHNIKLGQEAKVLVSSLSQTFTGKVTEVGSAADAASRAFTIKIVLNNPRLLIRPGMIAEVTMASNQSRKALVLPTEAVLRDLDNQSYVFVADPDRKIALKRKVSLGQLADNQIEIISGITENDRVVTGGQHKLTDGTAISITQ; from the coding sequence ATGAAAAGCAATCCTATCTATCTGATCCTTACGATGGCAGCGCTCGCCAGCTGCAATAAGGCCGGTGATCAGGCCAAGTCCGTCGAAAAACCGGTGCCGGTAGTTACCCGGCAGGCCCGCAACATTTCCGCCAACAGCCAGGTATCGGTTAGCGGCAACATCGAAGGCAACAAAACAGTCCGTCTGGGTTTTATGGTAGGCGGCAAAATCAATTACATCGCCGCGGCGGAAGGCCAGCTTGTGAAGCAGGGCCAGCTCCTTTCGAGCCTCGACCCGGGCAATTACAGCATTGCCAAGGAAATCGCCGACGTGCAGGTGGCCCAGATCCAGGACGAATATGACCGCCTGAAAGTCATGCACGATCGCCGGAGCCTGAGCGAAAGCGATTTCGCAAAGGTCGGTTTTGGGCTGCAACAGGCACGCGCCCAGGAGAAACTGCATGCCAGAAACCTCGCCGACACCAAGCTTTTTTCCCCCATCAGCGGGGTATTGCTGAAAAAGATGGCCGAGGTGGGCGAGATCGTCGGCGTAGGCACACCGCTGTTCGTGGTATCGGATATCCGGACCGTAAAAGTCAATGCGTATATTCCCGAAAGTGAATTGCACAATATCAAACTCGGACAGGAAGCGAAAGTACTCGTTTCATCACTGAGCCAAACTTTTACCGGCAAGGTGACGGAAGTCGGTTCCGCAGCGGATGCCGCTTCACGCGCTTTTACCATTAAAATTGTCCTCAACAACCCCAGATTGCTGATCCGCCCGGGAATGATCGCCGAGGTTACGATGGCTTCCAACCAGTCCAGGAAAGCGCTCGTGCTCCCCACCGAGGCCGTTCTGCGCGACCTCGACAACCAGAGCTACGTTTTCGTAGCCGACCCTGACCGCAAGATCGCATTGAAAAGAAAGGTGAGCCTCGGACAACTCGCAGATAATCAGATCGAGATCATCTCCGGCATCACCGAAAACGACCGTGTCGTCACCGGCGGCCAACACAAGCTGACCGACGGCACCGCTATTTCCATCACCCAATAA
- a CDS encoding RagB/SusD family nutrient uptake outer membrane protein, whose translation MKIFRYLTLFVLLLGQSACDKNWLKPEPLSFFSPENVFVDKAGMEALLITMRKDLKNESTGTMPNLTMEFAASDLASPWSQLDFYNLTPNTDQYYRFLSMFTVIYSSIKNCNVLISRIDDIKWASDAERNAILAEALWHRAYWYYRLVNSYGDVPFLGGEIQEAKLDFQTHSRWTILEKIRADVEFAAEWLPVTAKPGVITKGAAHHLLAKIYLANLEYDKAIEAATRVINGPYALMTQRFGIDAAKTNRNLIWDLHRPKNFSIAQNTETILAAIDRYEAPPAARSAGLYTMRLYNCQWFQPQVLDSQGKPGMVASGPMYDSLGRGNANIRLTGYFQYDIWAYKGANWRNTTDLRRADINWVDIHELKYNNPASVDFGKPVNTRFLAAQVDTFKHVYAMPHYIMYNPQDDPKATPMGGNGDWYIFRLAETYLLRAEAYFWKNQLALAAEDINKVRLRAKALPVSAGEVSIDFILHERARELFAEEPRHSELVRISYIMAKAGLNGYSLTNFSEKNFYFDRVMRYNNTYEKKVQLLGNTANMAPFHALWPIPSLVITANTKGVINQNIGYDGADRNVPPLTKIE comes from the coding sequence ATGAAGATCTTTCGATATCTCACACTGTTTGTATTGCTGCTCGGTCAGTCGGCCTGCGACAAGAATTGGCTGAAACCCGAGCCGCTTTCCTTTTTCAGCCCCGAGAATGTTTTTGTAGATAAAGCGGGTATGGAAGCATTGCTGATCACAATGCGTAAAGACCTCAAAAACGAGAGTACCGGCACCATGCCCAATCTTACCATGGAATTTGCCGCCTCGGACCTGGCTTCTCCCTGGTCGCAACTCGATTTTTACAACCTCACCCCGAATACCGACCAGTATTACCGCTTCCTGTCGATGTTCACGGTTATCTACTCTTCAATCAAAAATTGTAATGTGCTCATCAGCAGGATCGACGATATCAAATGGGCTTCGGACGCGGAACGGAACGCGATCCTCGCAGAGGCGCTCTGGCACAGGGCTTACTGGTATTATCGCCTGGTCAATTCCTACGGCGACGTGCCGTTTCTTGGCGGCGAAATACAGGAAGCAAAGCTGGATTTTCAGACCCACAGCCGATGGACGATCCTGGAAAAGATCAGGGCGGACGTCGAGTTTGCCGCAGAATGGTTGCCGGTAACCGCCAAACCGGGCGTGATTACCAAAGGGGCCGCCCATCATTTACTGGCCAAGATTTACCTGGCCAACCTGGAATACGACAAGGCCATCGAGGCGGCGACCAGGGTAATCAATGGTCCGTATGCATTAATGACCCAACGTTTTGGCATCGACGCTGCAAAGACCAATCGTAACCTCATCTGGGACCTGCACCGTCCGAAGAATTTCAGCATAGCGCAAAATACCGAAACCATCCTGGCGGCCATCGACCGCTACGAAGCGCCACCGGCCGCACGGTCTGCGGGTTTGTACACGATGCGCCTTTACAACTGCCAGTGGTTTCAGCCGCAGGTACTCGACAGCCAGGGCAAGCCGGGCATGGTCGCCAGCGGGCCTATGTACGATTCGCTGGGGAGGGGAAACGCGAACATCCGGCTGACGGGCTATTTCCAGTACGATATATGGGCATATAAAGGCGCAAACTGGCGCAATACTACCGATTTGCGGCGGGCCGACATCAACTGGGTAGATATTCACGAATTGAAATACAACAATCCGGCGTCGGTCGATTTCGGCAAGCCCGTTAATACCCGGTTCCTGGCCGCGCAGGTGGACACGTTCAAGCACGTATACGCGATGCCGCATTATATTATGTATAACCCGCAGGACGACCCCAAGGCCACGCCGATGGGCGGCAATGGCGATTGGTACATTTTCCGCCTTGCCGAAACGTATTTGCTGCGTGCCGAGGCTTATTTCTGGAAAAACCAGCTTGCGTTGGCGGCGGAGGATATCAATAAGGTACGGCTGCGGGCGAAGGCGCTGCCGGTTTCCGCGGGCGAAGTTTCGATCGATTTCATCCTTCACGAGCGGGCAAGGGAGCTGTTTGCCGAAGAACCGCGGCATTCGGAGCTGGTGCGCATTTCCTATATCATGGCGAAGGCCGGGCTGAATGGTTATAGCCTCACCAATTTCAGCGAAAAGAACTTCTATTTCGACCGGGTAATGCGTTATAACAATACGTATGAAAAGAAAGTCCAGCTCCTGGGCAACACCGCCAATATGGCGCCATTTCACGCGCTATGGCCGATTCCGTCGCTCGTGATCACGGCCAATACGAAAGGGGTGATCAATCAGAACATCGGTTACGACGGCGCCGACAGGAACGTTCCTCCGCTGACAAAGATCGAATAG
- a CDS encoding TolC family protein, giving the protein MKTKLISPILTFFATALVVVPSYAQQAQALTLEQAMEMALQNNHLLNVRKLQVAEKEAKVAEDAIKRYPVASVSSSYQYNANLGSLVIGQGSFGALPLGGTTIQLPNEEKTFPLGKHHNFNAGITLYQPITQLGKIKTGIEVAKTDAELARHEQSKASLQIRQAIEKLYYGLLITQKQEDEATAKIKLARMRLYDVESALLSGKTIDVSKAGLQANIADEEQNLLKLRIQTEDYLADLKQLTGIETDSITLAPVGGLTIAPGTLDSYLANAATGNNDVKIASLTEIKTQKAIRAAEQSNLPDIGLVAGYSYQTGNLLFPNNNPFVGAQLKWNIQDLIANRQVIRQRHFLSQQARENLINIQNQVRNDVAKTYRKLAQATALIAVAEKAVKYRTEDLKVQTDKQASGLNLEADILNTRSLLAKAQADLLAAQLNYRLAYSDLQRLTSE; this is encoded by the coding sequence ATGAAAACTAAGCTGATTTCCCCGATACTGACATTTTTCGCGACTGCGCTCGTGGTTGTGCCCTCCTACGCACAGCAGGCGCAGGCGCTCACGCTCGAACAAGCCATGGAAATGGCCCTGCAAAACAACCATTTGCTGAATGTCCGCAAATTGCAGGTGGCCGAGAAGGAAGCCAAAGTAGCCGAAGACGCGATCAAGCGGTACCCTGTCGCTTCGGTAAGTTCTTCCTACCAGTACAATGCCAACCTGGGCTCTCTGGTGATCGGGCAGGGCTCGTTCGGCGCATTGCCGCTGGGCGGAACGACCATCCAGCTACCCAATGAAGAAAAGACATTTCCCCTGGGCAAACACCACAATTTCAATGCGGGAATAACCCTTTACCAGCCCATTACCCAACTTGGAAAGATCAAAACCGGCATCGAAGTAGCGAAAACCGATGCCGAGCTGGCGCGGCACGAGCAATCGAAAGCGTCGCTGCAAATCCGCCAGGCTATCGAAAAGCTGTATTACGGCCTGCTGATCACGCAAAAGCAGGAAGACGAAGCCACCGCGAAGATCAAACTGGCGCGGATGCGGCTTTACGACGTCGAAAGTGCATTGCTGTCCGGTAAAACCATCGATGTGAGCAAGGCCGGCCTGCAAGCCAACATCGCCGACGAGGAACAAAACCTGCTGAAACTCCGCATTCAAACGGAAGATTACCTTGCCGATTTAAAGCAATTAACCGGCATCGAAACGGACAGCATCACCCTGGCCCCTGTCGGCGGCCTTACAATAGCGCCCGGAACGCTCGACAGCTACCTTGCCAATGCCGCCACGGGTAACAACGACGTCAAAATTGCCAGTCTGACGGAAATTAAAACACAAAAAGCCATCCGCGCCGCCGAGCAAAGCAACCTACCCGACATCGGCCTTGTGGCGGGTTATTCCTACCAAACCGGCAACCTGCTTTTCCCGAATAACAATCCGTTCGTGGGTGCGCAGTTAAAATGGAATATACAGGACCTGATCGCAAACAGGCAGGTAATCAGGCAACGGCATTTCCTGAGCCAGCAGGCGCGTGAAAACCTGATTAATATCCAAAATCAGGTCAGAAACGATGTTGCCAAAACGTATCGCAAGCTCGCGCAAGCCACCGCGTTGATCGCCGTAGCCGAGAAAGCGGTGAAGTACCGTACCGAGGACCTCAAAGTGCAAACCGACAAGCAGGCATCGGGCCTGAACCTGGAAGCGGATATTCTGAACACCCGGTCGCTCCTCGCCAAAGCCCAGGCCGACCTGCTGGCGGCGCAGCTGAATTACCGTCTGGCCTATTCGGATTTGCAGCGGCTCACGTCTGAGTAG
- a CDS encoding SusC/RagA family TonB-linked outer membrane protein: MQKSNTLFASIYGKIKLPFGFDYKISFQPRYETTKDYNFWSSNTLEGGSVRSGGYSTRADSSRYEYILDNLLHWNKQFGIHQFDVTLLYSAERNRGWYSKIANQGFVPNENLGFHGMQYGTSPAMETNDTQITGDAAMARLNYTLLDKYLITASVRRDGFSAFGTRQPRAVFPAAAIAWKISEEKFFNVGLISQMKLRLSWGVNGNRDIGAYSALAQLLSAMYYDGTNVQVGVYNTSLANPNLVWEKTKSINVGIDLSLLKNRIDMSMEYYDMTTTDLLMKRLLPEITGFKDITTNLGLLGNKGFEMTINTVNKETSGFSWRSGLVFSFNRNKIKRLFGDYKEETVDGKTVRTELPDYSNEWFPGQPIDRVWNYDVTGIWQTAEKDAAAVYKLQPGDFKATDVDGNGKYEALIDKQFIGYRQPRFRIGLRNEFTFLKNFTASIFLRSELGHIAPFAEGLRTGGSDTYDRRNTNDFPYWTPDNPTNEYARLNTNTNVFGGGIKVYKKLSFLRVQDVNVGYSLPSEFSKKLKVSSARIFASARNLLTFSKWPGWDPEAWDGGGNNVPMPKNFTVGLNLSL, from the coding sequence ATGCAAAAGTCGAATACGCTGTTCGCATCGATTTACGGAAAGATCAAACTACCCTTCGGATTTGATTACAAAATCTCCTTTCAACCGCGGTACGAAACTACGAAGGATTATAATTTCTGGTCATCCAACACGCTGGAAGGCGGCTCCGTGCGCTCGGGCGGGTATAGCACGCGTGCCGATTCGTCCAGGTATGAGTACATTCTCGATAACCTGCTGCACTGGAACAAGCAATTCGGCATACACCAGTTCGATGTGACCTTGCTGTACAGCGCCGAGCGCAACAGGGGCTGGTATTCCAAAATCGCGAATCAGGGTTTCGTACCGAATGAGAACCTGGGCTTCCACGGCATGCAATACGGTACGAGTCCGGCGATGGAGACGAACGACACGCAAATCACCGGCGACGCGGCCATGGCGAGGCTCAATTACACCTTGCTGGACAAGTACCTGATCACCGCTTCCGTTCGCCGCGACGGGTTTTCCGCATTCGGTACCCGGCAGCCGCGGGCGGTTTTTCCGGCGGCAGCGATAGCCTGGAAAATATCGGAGGAGAAATTTTTCAATGTCGGATTGATAAGCCAGATGAAGCTGCGTTTGTCGTGGGGCGTCAACGGAAACCGGGATATCGGCGCATATTCGGCCCTGGCCCAGCTGCTTTCGGCGATGTATTACGATGGTACCAATGTGCAGGTAGGCGTTTACAACACCTCGCTGGCAAACCCGAACCTTGTTTGGGAGAAAACCAAATCGATCAACGTCGGCATAGACCTGAGCTTGCTGAAAAACAGGATCGATATGAGTATGGAATATTACGACATGACCACCACCGACCTGCTCATGAAGCGCCTTCTCCCCGAAATCACCGGTTTCAAGGATATCACCACGAACCTCGGATTGCTCGGAAATAAAGGCTTTGAAATGACCATTAATACGGTGAATAAGGAAACTTCCGGCTTCTCCTGGCGCAGCGGGCTGGTATTTTCATTTAACCGGAACAAAATCAAACGTCTTTTCGGCGATTACAAGGAGGAAACCGTCGACGGGAAAACAGTCCGCACGGAGCTGCCCGACTACTCCAACGAATGGTTTCCCGGGCAACCTATCGACCGCGTTTGGAACTACGATGTAACGGGCATCTGGCAGACGGCCGAAAAGGATGCGGCGGCGGTTTACAAATTACAGCCGGGCGATTTCAAGGCGACGGATGTGGATGGCAACGGCAAATACGAGGCGTTGATCGACAAGCAGTTTATCGGCTATCGCCAGCCGCGCTTCCGGATCGGTTTGCGGAACGAGTTCACATTCCTCAAAAATTTCACGGCCAGCATATTCCTGCGCAGCGAGCTGGGCCACATCGCGCCGTTCGCCGAAGGCTTGCGCACGGGTGGCTCGGATACGTACGACCGCCGCAATACCAACGATTTTCCGTATTGGACGCCCGATAATCCTACCAACGAATATGCCCGCCTGAATACCAACACCAATGTTTTCGGAGGCGGGATCAAGGTTTACAAAAAGCTGTCGTTCCTGCGCGTGCAGGATGTCAATGTGGGTTATTCCCTGCCCTCGGAATTTTCCAAAAAACTGAAAGTAAGCAGCGCCCGCATTTTTGCTTCTGCACGTAACCTACTGACGTTCAGCAAGTGGCCCGGCTGGGACCCGGAGGCTTGGGATGGAGGAGGAAACAACGTTCCGATGCCGAAGAATTTCACGGTCGGCCTTAATCTCTCATTGTAA
- a CDS encoding efflux RND transporter permease subunit, which translates to MNFVKSSLKYPQVTLSVLLLVFAVGVYSLLNMPRREDPKITVRQGLVLAYFPGANSAQVEDQVTKKLEQYLFQFEEIRKDKTYSTSQDGMVVVNVELGENVKNPDVFWSKLRHQLLVAKQVDFPKGVRGPIVNSDFGDTEALVIGIESNKATYAQLKDYTQKLEDVLRTVKSVSKIKRIGEQKEQITVTSSSEKLSQYNVKLSQVMQVLQSQNVISPTGDIKTATSQTPLYTSGYYNTENEIANQIVGATKTGELIRLGDIAHVKREYADPTSKTTVNGNNAMMLAIQMQEGNNIVKFGEEVNAKLADVEKLLPADVKLTTIVNQPKLVDENITHFIREFFLAIFSVVIVVILLLPIRIAAVAAMAIPMTIAVTFALLNAFGIELHQVSLAALIVVLGMVVDDAIVIADNYVELLDEGIDRRTAAWRSATDLVIPVLAATVTIIASFMPMVILTGSVGEFIHALPVTVAIALAASFIVAMILTPLLCYTFIKKGLHDHSAGETGKKKRVTLLDRMQNGYNTALEWCVRHSGITIGVSLLTVVLSLFVYQGIKQKFFPAAERNQFVIELWMPTGTKLDRTGEAILKAEKLVKGDPRVTSYATFTGTSAPRFYYNFSPEVPVTNYAQILINTTDDKTAEEFARELEGKVAALIAEGSPQVKLMQQGSPYKSPVEIRIVGDDITRLKAIGVQVQDILRNAKGSAMVRPDFREDYYGISIQLKDEANKLGFTTGSISQMVYTGFNGAPVSTMYEGNNPLDIVFRLDERNRQSSDNLENIYLASPVTDASVPLRQIAELKPQWQTGKIMHRNGVRTLTILSETEDGVLPADLVKEVKPKIADLQLPAGYRIEYGGEQFNKNETFSQMIVVLVISLVLIFFILLFQFRSLKEAALVMLTIPLSLFGALLGLYITHNNFGFTAFVGLISLSGIVVRNAIILVDHTNELLAHGMDIRTAAIESGKRRLRPIFLTAMAAAIGVLPMILSGSPMWSPLASVIAVGVIWSMVMALLTVPVLYIAMIKPHDKKDLMVTPVAEHHEN; encoded by the coding sequence ATGAACTTTGTCAAATCATCCCTGAAATATCCGCAGGTGACGCTGTCGGTATTGCTGCTGGTGTTTGCGGTGGGTGTTTATTCGCTGCTGAACATGCCGCGGCGCGAAGACCCGAAAATCACCGTCCGGCAGGGCCTCGTGCTCGCCTATTTCCCCGGTGCCAACTCGGCGCAGGTAGAAGACCAGGTGACCAAAAAGCTGGAACAATATCTTTTTCAGTTTGAAGAAATCCGCAAGGACAAAACCTACTCCACGTCGCAGGACGGCATGGTGGTTGTGAATGTCGAATTAGGCGAGAACGTCAAAAATCCCGATGTGTTCTGGAGTAAGCTGCGGCACCAGTTGCTGGTCGCGAAGCAGGTGGATTTCCCGAAGGGCGTCCGCGGCCCGATCGTGAACTCGGATTTCGGGGACACGGAAGCGTTGGTGATCGGGATCGAGAGCAACAAAGCTACCTATGCGCAGCTGAAAGACTATACCCAAAAGCTGGAAGACGTGCTGCGGACCGTTAAATCGGTTTCGAAGATCAAGCGAATCGGCGAGCAGAAAGAGCAGATTACGGTTACTTCGAGTTCCGAAAAATTGTCTCAATATAATGTCAAACTCTCCCAGGTGATGCAGGTTTTACAATCGCAGAATGTGATCAGTCCGACGGGAGACATCAAAACCGCGACCAGCCAGACGCCGCTTTACACATCGGGTTACTACAATACCGAAAACGAGATCGCGAACCAGATCGTGGGCGCGACCAAAACCGGCGAGCTGATCCGCCTCGGCGACATCGCGCATGTGAAACGCGAATACGCCGACCCGACGAGCAAAACCACCGTGAACGGCAACAATGCCATGATGCTGGCCATTCAAATGCAGGAGGGTAACAATATCGTGAAGTTCGGCGAGGAAGTGAACGCCAAACTGGCCGATGTAGAAAAACTCCTGCCTGCCGATGTGAAACTGACCACGATTGTGAACCAGCCGAAACTGGTGGACGAAAACATTACGCATTTCATCCGTGAATTCTTCCTGGCCATTTTCTCGGTCGTGATCGTCGTGATCCTGCTCCTGCCGATCCGCATCGCCGCGGTAGCCGCCATGGCCATTCCGATGACGATAGCCGTTACGTTCGCATTGCTGAATGCATTCGGCATCGAACTGCACCAGGTATCGCTCGCCGCATTGATCGTCGTGCTGGGAATGGTGGTCGACGACGCTATTGTGATCGCCGATAATTATGTAGAACTCCTCGACGAAGGCATCGATCGCCGGACAGCCGCATGGCGCAGCGCCACCGATCTGGTAATCCCGGTTTTGGCGGCTACCGTCACCATTATCGCGTCCTTCATGCCTATGGTGATCCTGACCGGCTCCGTCGGCGAATTCATTCATGCATTGCCAGTAACGGTCGCCATCGCATTGGCCGCCTCGTTCATTGTAGCCATGATCCTGACGCCATTGCTTTGTTACACATTCATTAAAAAAGGCCTCCATGACCACAGCGCCGGGGAAACCGGCAAGAAGAAACGGGTTACCCTGCTCGACCGCATGCAGAACGGCTACAACACCGCGCTGGAATGGTGCGTGAGGCATTCGGGGATTACGATCGGGGTGAGCCTGCTTACCGTGGTGCTTTCGTTGTTCGTATACCAGGGAATTAAACAAAAATTCTTCCCCGCCGCTGAACGTAATCAGTTTGTAATAGAGCTATGGATGCCTACCGGTACCAAACTCGATAGAACCGGCGAGGCCATCCTGAAAGCCGAAAAGCTCGTCAAAGGCGACCCGCGCGTGACGTCGTATGCGACTTTCACAGGCACAAGCGCGCCCAGATTTTACTATAACTTCTCGCCCGAAGTGCCCGTAACCAATTACGCCCAAATCCTGATCAATACCACCGACGACAAAACGGCCGAGGAATTTGCACGGGAACTCGAAGGGAAAGTGGCTGCCCTGATTGCCGAGGGTTCACCTCAGGTGAAACTGATGCAGCAGGGATCGCCTTATAAATCGCCGGTGGAGATACGCATTGTAGGCGACGATATCACCCGCCTGAAAGCGATCGGGGTACAGGTACAGGACATTCTTAGGAATGCAAAAGGTAGCGCGATGGTCCGTCCGGACTTCCGCGAGGATTACTACGGCATCAGCATTCAGCTCAAAGACGAGGCCAACAAGCTCGGCTTCACCACCGGCAGCATTTCGCAAATGGTGTACACCGGCTTCAACGGAGCACCCGTTTCGACGATGTACGAAGGCAATAACCCGCTCGACATCGTTTTCCGTCTCGACGAACGCAATCGCCAGTCGTCCGACAACCTGGAAAACATTTACCTGGCCTCGCCGGTAACCGACGCCAGCGTGCCCCTGCGCCAGATCGCCGAACTGAAACCGCAATGGCAAACCGGCAAGATCATGCACCGCAACGGCGTCCGCACGCTCACTATCCTCAGCGAAACCGAAGATGGCGTGCTCCCCGCTGATCTGGTAAAAGAAGTAAAACCGAAAATCGCCGACCTGCAATTGCCCGCCGGCTACCGCATCGAGTACGGCGGCGAGCAGTTCAACAAGAACGAGACATTCAGCCAGATGATCGTCGTGCTGGTGATCAGCCTGGTGCTGATATTCTTTATTCTGCTCTTCCAGTTCCGCAGCCTCAAAGAAGCCGCGCTGGTGATGCTCACCATTCCGCTCAGCCTTTTCGGCGCGTTGCTCGGCCTTTACATCACCCATAACAATTTTGGCTTCACCGCATTTGTGGGACTGATCAGCCTTTCGGGGATCGTGGTACGGAATGCGATCATCCTTGTGGACCATACCAACGAATTGCTCGCACACGGCATGGACATCCGTACGGCCGCTATCGAGTCGGGCAAGCGGCGCCTTCGTCCGATATTCCTCACCGCCATGGCGGCGGCCATCGGCGTGCTGCCGATGATCCTGTCCGGCTCGCCCATGTGGAGCCCGCTCGCCAGCGTCATCGCCGTGGGGGTCATCTGGTCCATGGTCATGGCCCTGCTCACCGTACCGGTGCTTTACATCGCGATGATCAAACCACACGACAAAAAAGACCTGATGGTAACACCAGTTGCTGAACATCATGAAAACTAA
- a CDS encoding SusC/RagA family TonB-linked outer membrane protein, with the protein MHVKLLTHPWARMFVLFAWLSPVWLYGQNLRDVTGIVSDSLTKQGLPGVTVVVKGTQRGTTTDADGKYAVQAGPSDVLTFSYVGYVTKEEPAGNRSVIEIALQPSAHALDELVVVGYGTMKKSDLTGAVIRIDSKTFKNQPMTQLTDMLTGTVAGFNANQGTSAAGGSSLQIRGPKSLTANSSPMIVMDGVIFNGNIADINPADIETMDILKDASSAAVFGARAAGGVILITTRKGTAGKPVINVSANVGTTQTTNDFKPFDKDGYLTFRRDLLRATNPDRPSFYYDNPGALPAGVSLEQWRTASNNPQTDNTREWLSRLRFFPIETENYMAGKTVDWYREVIRTGLRQNYDVSISGGSQNVSYYWSLGYQNNEGVLRGDKFSTIRSRLNVDFKVTDWLNVGVNSQFADRDQSAVPANLGQMFIMSPYGSMFDENGNVMWYPNSFAVANPPDQLLWPGPDAKVEYAVRIDLRKDQTTLRI; encoded by the coding sequence ATGCATGTAAAACTACTCACCCACCCATGGGCCCGAATGTTTGTCCTTTTCGCGTGGCTCAGCCCGGTATGGCTCTACGGGCAAAATCTCAGAGACGTGACGGGTATCGTTTCCGACAGTCTGACGAAGCAGGGCCTGCCCGGTGTGACCGTCGTCGTAAAAGGCACCCAGCGAGGTACAACCACCGACGCCGACGGCAAATACGCCGTGCAGGCGGGGCCTTCGGATGTGCTCACATTCAGCTATGTAGGTTATGTGACGAAGGAAGAGCCGGCAGGCAACCGGTCGGTAATCGAAATCGCCTTGCAGCCGAGCGCTCATGCACTGGACGAACTGGTGGTGGTAGGTTACGGAACCATGAAGAAAAGCGATCTGACCGGCGCCGTGATCCGCATCGACTCCAAGACCTTCAAAAACCAGCCTATGACGCAACTGACCGACATGCTCACCGGCACAGTGGCGGGTTTCAATGCTAACCAGGGCACATCCGCCGCCGGGGGAAGCTCGCTGCAAATCCGCGGCCCGAAGTCGCTGACGGCCAATTCGAGCCCGATGATCGTGATGGACGGTGTGATTTTTAACGGAAATATTGCGGATATCAACCCGGCCGACATCGAGACGATGGATATTCTCAAGGACGCCAGCTCGGCGGCCGTTTTCGGTGCACGTGCAGCGGGCGGTGTAATCCTGATCACAACCAGGAAAGGCACGGCAGGCAAGCCGGTGATCAATGTTTCGGCCAATGTGGGCACTACGCAAACCACCAACGATTTCAAACCGTTCGACAAAGATGGCTACCTGACCTTCCGCCGTGACCTGCTTCGCGCCACGAATCCCGACAGGCCGTCTTTTTATTATGACAACCCGGGTGCGTTACCGGCAGGTGTTTCGCTCGAACAATGGCGGACAGCGAGTAACAACCCGCAAACCGACAATACCCGCGAATGGCTCAGCCGTCTCCGCTTTTTTCCAATCGAAACGGAGAATTACATGGCCGGGAAAACCGTGGATTGGTACAGGGAAGTTATCCGTACGGGTTTGCGGCAGAACTACGACGTGAGTATCAGCGGTGGTTCGCAAAACGTAAGCTATTACTGGTCATTAGGTTATCAGAATAACGAGGGCGTATTGCGGGGAGATAAGTTTTCGACCATCCGTTCGCGCCTTAACGTGGATTTCAAAGTAACCGACTGGCTGAATGTAGGCGTCAACAGCCAGTTTGCCGACCGCGACCAGAGCGCGGTTCCCGCCAATCTCGGACAAATGTTTATCATGAGCCCCTATGGTTCGATGTTCGATGAAAACGGGAATGTGATGTGGTACCCCAACAGCTTTGCCGTCGCGAACCCCCCTGATCAATTATTATGGCCAGGACCGGATGCAAAAGTCGAATACGCTGTTCGCATCGATTTACGGAAAGATCAAACTACCCTTCGGATTTGA